The Kribbella sp. HUAS MG21 genome includes the window CGCCGACCGGGCGCAGCAGCCGGAGCTCGGTGAGCTTCGACAGATCGCGCGTCGCCGTTCGCTCCTCGATCCCGGCCCGGCGCACATAGGTGGCCCGGCGTATCCGGAACCCCAGCGACGCGTCGAACAGCTCGTCGGCGACGCGATCGGCCAAACCGTGCCGCTCGATCAGTTCGTCGAACGCCTGCCACAGCTTGCCCGCCTCGCGATACCGTCGCCGCACCGTCTGGGCCTGGATGTGATGCGCGCGGAGGTTGAACTTGATCCAGAGCTCCGCCGACCGCTCGGGATGCCACCCCCCGGCACCCGTCGCCGCGAGGACGGCGTAGTACTCCTCGGTGTTGCTGCCCAGCCACTCCTCGATACTCGAGAACGCCGGCTCGCCGATCCCGCCCCGGGATAGCACCAGCGTCTGCAGGGCTCTCGCCATCCGGCCGTTCCCGTCGCGGAACGGATGGATCATCACGAGGTTCAGGTGGGCCATGGCCGCCTGCACCAGCGGGTCCGTCGCCGGATCGGCAGCCAACCTGTCCATCAGTTCGGAAACCAGGCCCGGCACGTCCTCGGCAGGCGGTCCCTCGTACACGTTCTCGCCGGTCGCCTCGTCGTGCACGTAGACGACGCCCTGCCTGTAGCTGCCGGGGCTCTTCGCGAGGTCGTGACCGAGCATCATGAAATGCATGCCGCGAACAGCCGACACGTCCAGCCGGAAGTCGGAGTCCTTCGCCATCGCGAGCACATAGCCGAGCGCCTGACGGTAGCCGCGGATCTCCGCGAACGTCCGGTTGTCCGCGCTCAGCGCTTCCTCGTCGTCCAGCGCCGCGGCGGCGTCGTCGAGCTTGACGTCGTACCCCTCGATGCTGTTCGAGCCCTGGATCGCGCGAGCCAGCATGCTCCGCCGCAGACCGCCCGCCCAGCGCCGCGGCACCCGCAGTACGTCGGCAAGCTCGGACCGGAACGCGTGGATCTGCTCGAGGACCCGTTGATCCTCGAGATCCGGCTCCGGCGTACTGAAGATCCTCATCAGGCCCCGCTGTCTCAATGTCTCGATTCTTAGGACATCTTATGCCTGTGTCCTAAGAATTGCGACATCGGGACAGCGGTTCGATACTGAGAACATGACCGCCTGGCAGTGGGTGAAGTTGGTTGGGAACTTGCTCAATCTGTCGAGCTTTGCGGGTGTGCTCGTGGGGGTGATCGGGCGGGCTCGGTTCAGGCGGGGGCCTCGGGGGTTGTTCTTCGCTACCGGGTATCGGCTGGGGTTTCCGGTGGCTGGGGCGTTCACGATCGGCAACGTGGTGCTCAGCAAGCACGAGCCGGCGTACTTCGACAACGCCGCCCTGCTCCGGCACGAGGAGCGGCACTCCTGGCAGTACTTCTGCCTGCTCGGGTTGCCGATGCTCCCGTTGTACGGCGTCGGCGCGGTGGTCTCGTTCCTGCTCACCGGCGACCCGGCGTCGCGGAACCCGTTCGAGCGGCTCGCCGACCTCAAGGAAGGCGGCTACGTGGAGCGCCCGATCCAGCCGATCGGCAAGACCGTGACGCAGGCGTTCAGCGTGCTGCGATCGCGTCCGAAAGGGCCGTGAGCACCGTCACCACGCCGCTCGGGTCGTCGACGACGATGTCCGCGGCCTCGATCAGCTCGGTGGCGTTCGACGAGCGCGTCGCCAGCAGTACGGCGGGCAACCCGGCGGCACGCTGCTCCGCGATCGCGCGGAACGCGGCCAGGTCGCCCAGGTCGTCACCGGCGTACAGAATCGACCGCGCGCCGGTCGACTCCAGCAGGCGGCGGATCGCCACGCCCTTGTCGACCCCGGGCGGACGCAGCTCGAGCACGAGGTTGCCCGGCTCCAGCCGGAGCTCGGTCTCCTCGGCCAGCGCGGTCAGCGGCCCGCGCAGCAGCTCGAGCGCCCCGGTCGGGTCGTCCAGCCGGCGCGTGTGCACGGCCAGCGAGCTGTCCTTGTCCTCCACGAACGCGTCCGGTACGCCGACCTCGGTCAGCAGCCCCGGGAGCCGCTCGCGCGCCGTGGTCACGCCCGCGGGAACGGGATCGCTGATCACCTTGCCGGTGGCCGCCTCCCAGCGCTCCAGCCCGTAGTGGCCGAGCACCACCAGCCGGTCCAGGCCGGCGTGCGCGGTCGCGCCCGACAGCTCGGTCACCACCAGCGCCGGGCGGCCGGTGACGATTGCAACCTGGTTCACCGACCGGGCGAGCCGGGCCAGTGCGTCCAGGGCGCCCTCGACCGGGCGGGACCGCGCGGGGTCCTCGACCAGCGGCGAGAGGACGCCGTCGAAGTCGGTGGAGATCACCGCGCCGGCCGGGTCGGCGACCATCGCCTCCCAGCCGTCGCGGCCGCTGTCGGTGCGGATGACCGGAGTGCTCATCGCGTGCTCATCCGGCGTAGTCGGAGGTGAGGATCACGGTCAGGCGGTCCTTCTTCATGTTGTCCAGCGCGCCCTTGG containing:
- a CDS encoding Fic family protein, whose amino-acid sequence is MRIFSTPEPDLEDQRVLEQIHAFRSELADVLRVPRRWAGGLRRSMLARAIQGSNSIEGYDVKLDDAAAALDDEEALSADNRTFAEIRGYRQALGYVLAMAKDSDFRLDVSAVRGMHFMMLGHDLAKSPGSYRQGVVYVHDEATGENVYEGPPAEDVPGLVSELMDRLAADPATDPLVQAAMAHLNLVMIHPFRDGNGRMARALQTLVLSRGGIGEPAFSSIEEWLGSNTEEYYAVLAATGAGGWHPERSAELWIKFNLRAHHIQAQTVRRRYREAGKLWQAFDELIERHGLADRVADELFDASLGFRIRRATYVRRAGIEERTATRDLSKLTELRLLRPVGETKGRHYVMGQALADVVQKVLSNRDAIADPYPWMRARLAAAPRPTR
- the otsB gene encoding trehalose-phosphatase, with amino-acid sequence MSTPVIRTDSGRDGWEAMVADPAGAVISTDFDGVLSPLVEDPARSRPVEGALDALARLARSVNQVAIVTGRPALVVTELSGATAHAGLDRLVVLGHYGLERWEAATGKVISDPVPAGVTTARERLPGLLTEVGVPDAFVEDKDSSLAVHTRRLDDPTGALELLRGPLTALAEETELRLEPGNLVLELRPPGVDKGVAIRRLLESTGARSILYAGDDLGDLAAFRAIAEQRAAGLPAVLLATRSSNATELIEAADIVVDDPSGVVTVLTALSDAIAAR